A stretch of the Arachis stenosperma cultivar V10309 chromosome 6, arast.V10309.gnm1.PFL2, whole genome shotgun sequence genome encodes the following:
- the LOC130932397 gene encoding O-fucosyltransferase 36-like, translating to MQRDSSSDEEDDRHTLIEQHDRKPSTPPPPPPVSTAFRIEDLRSRISRKFKFQKRYLFAILPVFIILLYYLTPDATRSSVFSSSNFPSLHFDSLSDRIKESQLQALYLLRQQQSSLLRAWNSSFLSNSSSSDELKSLLFKQISLNKQIQEVILDPHRVGNSFEAEFDFANASLNGGTCRTVDQRFSERKTIEWKPKAGKFLLAICVSGQMSNHLICLEKHMLFAALLKRVLVIPSSKVDYQYDRVLDIDHINKCLGRKMVISFEEFSSVRKNHMHIDKFLCYFSLPEPCYLDDEHLKKLRSLGLSMSKPQAVWEEDTRKPKRRTVEEVVSKFAHDDDVMAIGDVFYADVEREWVMQPGGPLAHHCKTLIEPSRLILHTAQRFIQTFLGRNFIALHFRRHGFLKFCNAKKPSCFYPIPQAADCILRVVERANAPVIYLSTDAAESETTLLQSLVTLNGRPVPLVKRPPRNSAEKWDALLYRHHIEGDSQVEAMLDKTICAMASVFIGASGSTFTEDILRLRKDWGSASLCDEYLCQGEEPSVVAKIE from the exons ATGCAGCGGGATTCTTCTTCTGATGAGGAAGACGACCGCCACACCCTCATCGAGCAGCATGACAGGAAGCCCTCAACACCTCCACCTCCTCCCCCCGTCAGCACCGCCTTCCGCATCGAGGATTTGAGGTCACGAATCAGTCGGAAGTTCAAGTTCCAAAAGAGATACCTCTTCGCCATTCTCCCCGTCTTCATCATCCTCCTCTACTACCTCACCCCCGACGCCACTCGCTCTTCCGTCTTCTCCTCCTCCAACTTCCCCTCCCTGCACTTCGACTCGCTCTCCGACCGCATCAAGGAGTCCCAATTGCAGGCCCTCTACCTCCTCCGCCAGCAGCAATCATCCCTCCTCCGCGCTTGGAACTCCTCCTTTCTTTCCAATTCCTCCTCCTCCGACGAGTTGAAGTCCTTGCTGTTCAAGCAGATTTCCCTCAACAAACAGATTCAGGAGGTCATTTTGGATCCCCACAGGGTTGGCAACTCCTTCGAAGCCGAATTTGATTTTGCGAATGCTAGCTTGAACGGTGGCACATGTCGAACAGTGGATCAGAGATTTTCAGAGAGGAAGACCATTGAGTGGAAGCCCAAAGCTGGAAAATTCCTTCTTGCTATTTGCGTGTCGGGTCAGATGTCAAACCATCTAATTTGCTTAGAGAAACATATGCTTTTCGCGGCTCTTCTTAAGCGGGTTTTGGTGATTCCTAGTTCGAAAGTGGATTACCAGTATGATAGAGTTCTGgatattgatcacatcaataaATGCCTTGGTAGAAAGATGGTGATCTCCTTTGAAGAATTCTCCAGTGTTAGGAAGAACCACATGCACATTGACAAGTTCCTCTGCTATTTCTCATTGCCGGAACCCTGTTATCTCGACGATGAGCACTTGAAGAAGCTGAGATCGCTGGGCTTGTCGATGAGTAAGCCTCAGGCGGTGTGGGAGGAGGATACCCGCAAGCCCAAGAGGAGGACGGTGGAGGAAGTGGTGTCCAAGTTTGCACACGACGATGACGTAATGGCAATCGGGGATGTCTTCTATGCTGACGTGGAGCGGGAGTGGGTGATGCAGCCGGGTGGTCCACTTGCTCACCACTGCAAGACCCTTATTGAACCCAGCCGTCTCATTCTGCACACTGCTCAGCGTTTCATCCAAACATTCCTTGGAAGGAACTTCATTGCGTTGCATTTTCGCCGCCACGGCTTCCTCAAGTTCTG CAATGCCAAAAAGCCAAGCTGCTTTTATCCCATTCCTCAAGCCGCGGATTGCATCTTGCGCGTGGTTGAAAGGGCCAATGCACCTGTTATTTATCTTTCTACGGACGCAGCAGAAAGTGAAACCACTCTGCTTCAGTCATTAGTCACGCTTAATGGAAGGCCAGTTCCTCTTGTTAAACGCCCACCTCGAAATTCTGCAGAAAAATGGGATGCTTTGTTGTACAGGCATCATATTGAAGGAGACTCTCAG GTGGAAGCGATGTTGGACAAGACAATATGTGCGATGGCAAGTGTGTTCATCGGAGCCTCCGGTTCAACTTTCACAGAAGACATCCTTCGGCTAAGAAAGGACTGGGGATCAGCATCATTGTGCGATGAGTACCTTTGCCAAGGTGAGGAGCCAAGTGTGGTAGCGAaaattgaatga
- the LOC130935085 gene encoding 26S proteasome regulatory subunit 7-like, with protein MGNEHDDDFKDEKNPRPLDEDDIALLKTYGLGPYSTIIKKVEKEIKDMAKKVNDLCGIKESDTGLAAPSQWDLVADKQMMQEEQPLQVARCTKIINPNSEDAKYVINVKQIAKFVVGLGDKVSPTDVEEGMRVGVDRNKYQIQIPLPPKIDPSVTMMTVEEKPDVTYNDVGGCKEQIEKMREVVELPMLHPEKFVKLGIDPPKGVLCYGPPGTGKTLLARAVANRTDSCFIRVIGSELVQKYVGEGARMVRELFQMARSKKACIVFFDEVDAIGGARFDDGVGGDNEVQRTMLEIVNQLDGFDARGNIKVLMATNRPDTLDPALLRPGRLDRKVEFGLPDLESRTQIFKIHTRTMNCERDIRFELLARLCPNSTGADIRSVCTEAGMYAIRARRKTVTEKDFLDAVNKVIKGYQKFSATPKYMVYN; from the exons ATGGGGAATGAGCACGACGACGATTTCAAGGACGAGAAGAACCCCCGCCCTCTCGACGAGGATGACATCGCACTCCTCAAAACCTAT GGTTTAGGTCCTTACTCCACAATTATTAAGAAAGTAGAGAAGGAAATCAAAGATATGGCAAAGAAAGTCAATGACTTATGCG GTATCAAAGAGTCTGATACTGGTTTAGCTGCACCAAGCCAGTGGGATCTTGTTGCTGATAAGCAAATGATGCAGGAGGAGCAGCCTCTTCAGGTAGCTAGGTGCACGAAGATTATAAATCCAAATTCTGAAGATGCCAAATATGTTATCAATGTGAAGCAGATAGCAAAG TTCGTTGTTGGGCTTGGTGACAAGGTTTCCCCCACTGACGTAGAAGAAGGGATGCGCGTAGG GGTTGATAGAAACAAATATCAGATTCAGATTCCCTTGCCTCCAAAAATTGATCCAAGTGTTACCATGATGACAGTTGAAGAGAAGCCTGATGTAACATATAATGATGTTGGTGGTTGTAAGGAGCAGATTGAAAAGATGCGAGAA GTTGTTGAACTTCCCATGCTTCATCCAGAGAAATTCGTTAAACTTGGAATTGATCCTCCAAAAGGTGTACTTTGCTATGGTCCACCAGGGACAGGCAAAACACTTCTTGCTAGGGCTGTGGCTAACAGGACTGATTCTTGTTTTATAAGAGTCATTGGAAGTGAGTTAGTTCAGAAATATGTTGGCGAGGGTGCTAGAATGGTCCGTGAATTATTTCAG ATGGCACGTTCAAAGAAGGCATGCATTGTCTTTTTTGATGAAGTTGATGCAATTGGAGGTGCACGGTTTGATGATGGTGTAGGTGGTGATAATGAGGTTCAACGCACAATGCTTGAAATTGTGAATCAGCTAGATGGATTTGATGCCCGTGGAAATATTAAAGTGTTGATGGCAACTAACAG GCCTGACACTCTTGATCCAGCACTACTGCGGCCTGGGCGATTGGATCGCAAAGTTGAGTTTGGGCTTCCTGATTTAGAGAGTAGGACACAGATATTCAAGATCCACACTAGAACCATGAACTGTGAAAGGGATATCCGCTTTGAACTTTTGGCTCGGCTTTGCCCGAATTCCACAG GAGCCGATATAAGGAGTGTTTGCACCGAAGCTGGTATGTACGCAATTCGAGCTCGAAGGAAGACTGTAACAGAGAAAGACTTCCTTGATGCAGTAAATAAAGTCATCAAAGGATACCAGAAGTTCAGTGCTACACCCAAATATATGGTCTACAATTGA
- the LOC130935084 gene encoding protein STRUBBELIG-RECEPTOR FAMILY 7-like: MAVGEGGRRVLLLLLLFTSNCILHWMPVAVNGNTDPNDAAAIRILFQSMNSPSQLGWQANGDDPCGQYWKGITCSNNRVTEIKLSNLKLTGTLPYGLQPLTSLTNLDLSSNNLGGGIPYQLPPNMQRLNLAYNNFTGAIPYSISDMTSLTDLNLAHNQFQQGLNVNFMKLSTLSSLDLSFNLLTSDLPQTLSSLSGITSMYLQNNQFTGTIDVLANLPLENLNVENNNFTGWIPEQLKSINLKTGGNTWSSGPAPPPPPGTPPLPKSNRHHKAGGGSTTTSPSDAGSSNNMSEGSKKSGVGGGGIAGIVISIIVVGAIVAFFLVKRKSKKSSSDLEKQDNQSFAPLPSNEFHELKSVPPSSITEMKTFETSASINLKPPPMDRHKSFDEDELSKKPAIIKKTVTSPANVKSYSIADLQISTGSFSIDHLVGEGSFGRVYRAQFNDGKVLAVKKIDSSVLPNDLSEEFTEIVSNISHLHHPNVTELVGYCSEYGQHLLVYEFHRNGSLHDFLHLSDEYSKPLIWNSRVKIALGTARALEYLHEVCSPSVVHKNIKSANILLDAELNPHLSDSGLASYIPNADQVLNQNAGSGYDAPEVALCGQYTMKSDVYCFGVVMLELLSGRKPFDSSRPRAEQSLVRWAAPQLHDIDALTKMVDPALKGLYPVKSLSRFADVIALCVQLEPEFRPPMSEVVQALVRLVQRANMSRRTTFGSDHGGSNRGSDEPAIHDV, encoded by the exons ATGGCGGTAGGAGAGGGTGGAAGAAGGGTGCTGCtactgttgttgttgtttaCCAGTAACTGCATTCTTCATTGGATGCCCGTTGCTGTTAATGGTAACACAGATCCGAATGATG CGGCCGCTATAAGGATTTTATTTCAATCTATGAACTCACCTTCACAGCTAGGTTGGCAAGCGAATGGTGATGATCCGTGTGGACAATATTGGAAAGGCATAACATGCTCAAACAACCGAGTTACAGAGAT TAAGTTATCCAATCTTAAACTAACGGGAACATTGCCTTATGGATTACAACCCTTGACATCTTTGACCAACCT AGACCTGAGTAGCAACAATCTTGGAGGTGGCATACCATACCAGCTTCCTCCAAATATGCAGCGCTT AAATCTGGCTTATAATAACTTCACTGGGGCAATCCCTTACTCTATTTCTGATATGACCTCTCTTACAGACCT GAATCTTGCTCACAATCAGTTCCAGCAAGGATTGAACGTTAACTTCATGAAGCTTTCTACCCTCTCTTCATT GGATCTCTCCTTCAATTTATTGACAAGTGACCTTCCGCAGACTTTGAGCTCACTTTCAGGCATTACCAGCAT GTATCTGCAGAACAACCAGTTTACAGGCACTATTGATGTCCTTGCTAATTTGCCTCTTGAAAATCT GAATGTGGAAAACAATAATTTTACTGGATGGATACCAGAACAATTGAAAAGCATAAATTTAAA GACTGGTGGTAATACATGGAGCTCCGGACCTGCACCCCCACCTCCTCCCGGGACCCCACCATTACCTAAAAGCAATCGACACCACAAAGCCGGTGGCGGAAGCACCACTACCTCCCCCTCAGATGCTGGCAGCAGTAATAACATGAGTGAAGGCAGCAAAAAATCTGGTGTTGGAGGTGGTGGCATAGCTGGAATTGTGATCTCAATAATTGTTGTTGGGGCAATAGTAGCATTCTTTTTGGTGAAGAGAAAATCCAAGAAGTCATCTTCAGATTTAGAAAAACAGGACAATCAGTCCTTTGCTCCTCTTCCCTCAAATGAATTCCATG AATTGAAATCTGTGCCACCTTCCTCTATAACTGAAATGAAGACATTTGAAACTTCTGCCTCAATAAATCTTAAACCCCCACCTATGGATCGTCATAAATCATTTGATGAGGATGAACTTTCAAAGAAGCCTGCCATTATCAAGAAGACTGTCACATCTCCTGCTAATGTGAAATCATACTCTATAGCTGATCTACAGATTTCAACTGGAAGCTTCAGTATTGATCATCTTGTTGGTGAGGGGTCCTTTGGTCGTGTTTACCGGGCTCAGTTTAATGATGGAAAG GTTCTTGCAGTGAAGAAAATAGATTCATCTGTCCTTCCCAATGACCTTTCTGAAGAATTTACAGAAATAGTTTCAAACATCTCCCATTTACATCATCCGAACGTGACAGAACTAGTAGGTTATTGTTCAGAGTATGGGCAGCACCTCTTAGTCTATGAGTTTCATAGAAATGGATCACTGCATGACTTCCTTCACCTATCAGATGAATATAGTAAGCCATTGATATGGAATTCCCGTGTGAAGATTGCATTGGGGACTGCGCGTGCTTTAGA GTACCTACATGAAGTTTGTTCACCATCAGTTGTACACAAGAACATTAAATCAGCCAACATATTACTTGATGCAGAACTTAATCCTCATCTTTCAGACAGTGGATTAGCAAGCTATATTCCAAATGCAGACCAG GTGTTGAACCAAAATGCCGGATCTGGATATGATGCACCTGAAGTTGCTTTGTGTGGTCAGTATACCATGAAAAGTGATGTTTATTGCTTTGGAGTTGTGATGTTGGAGCTACTCAGCGGACGTAAACCATTTGATAG CTCGAGACCTAGAGCTGAGCAGTCTCTAGTTCGTTGGGCGGCACCTCAACTCCATGATATTGATGCATTGACTAAAATGGTTGATCCTGCGCTGAAAGGGTTATATCCTGTTAAATCTTTGTCTCGTTTTGCAGATGTTATTGCTCTCTGCGTTCAG CTGGAGCCTGAATTCCGACCACCAATGTCAGAAGTGGTTCAAGCCTTAGTACGGTTGGTGCAGCGAGCCAACATGAGCAGGCGGACTACTTTTGGATCTGATCATGGAGGATCCAATCGAGGGAGTGATGAACCCGCCATACATGATGTGTAA
- the LOC130935586 gene encoding ATPase 10, plasma membrane-type, translated as MAEELDKPLLDPENFNRDGIDLERIPLEEVFQQLRTSRTGLSSDDAEARLQIFGPNKLEERKENKILKFLSFMWNPLSWVMEAAALMAIILANGGGDGPDWQDFVGILCLLVINSTISFIEENNAGNAAAALMARLAPKTKVLRDGLWQEQDAAILVPGDIISIKLGDIVPADARLLEGDPLKIDQSALTGESLPVTKRTGNEVFSGSTCKQGEIEAVVIATGVHSFFGKAAHLVDSTEVVGHFQKVLTSIGNFCICSIAIGMLLEIIIMFPVEHRSYRDGINNLLVLLIGGIPIAMPTVLSVTLAIGSHRLSQQGAITKRMTAIEEMAGMDVLCSDKTGTLTLNRLTVDRNLVEVFNRNMDRDMVILLAARASRLENQDAIDSAIVNMLADPKEARANITELHFLPFNPVDKRTAITYIDSEGNFYRASKGAPEQILNMCQEKDEIARKVHAIIDKFAERGLRSLAVAYQEIPEKSKDGPGGPWTFCGLLPLFDPPRHDSAETIRRALNLGVCVKMITGDQLAIAKETGRRLGMGTNMYPSSSLLGREKDENEALPVDELIEKADGFAGVFPEHKYEIVKILQEKKHVVGMTGDGVNDAPALKKADIGIAVSDATDAARGAADLVLTEPGLSVIISAVLTSRAIFQRMKNYTIYAVSITIRIVLGFVLLALIWEFDFPPFMVLIIAILNDGTIMTISKDRVKPSPTPDSWKLPEIFATGIVIGTYLALVTVLFYWAVVDTTFFETHFHVASLSSNSEKVASAVYLQVSIISQALIFVTRSRGWSFLERPGVLLMCAFVIAQLVATLIAVYAHISFAYIRGIGWQWAGVIWLYSLVFYVPLDIIKFIVRYALSGEAWNLVFDKKTAFTSKKDYGKEDRAAKWVLSQRSLQGLMAVDLGANERSSSWIAEQARRRAEIARLGELHTLRGHVESVVRLKKLDLKMIQSAHTV; from the exons ATGGCTGAGGAACTGGATAAGCCTCTGCTTGATCCTGAGAATTTCAACCGAGATGGTATTGATTTG GAGCGCATACCATTGGAAGAAGTATTTCAACAGTTGCGAACATCGCGAACCGGGCTTTCATCTGACGATGCTGAAGCCCGGCTGCAGATATTTGGCCCCAACAAACTTGAAGAGAGGAAA GAGAATAAAATACTGAAATTTCTAAGTTttatgtggaatcctctatcaTGGGTTATGGAAGCTGCAGCATTGATGGCCATTATCCTTGCTAATGGGGGA GGGGATGGTCCTGATTGGCAAGACTTTGTAGGAATTTTATGCCTGCTGGTAATAAACTCAACAATAAGTTTCATAGAAGAAAATAATGCTGGTAATGCTGCAGCAGCACTAATGGCTCGTTTAGCTCCTAAAACAAAG GTTCTAAGAGATGGGCTATGGCAAGAGCAAGATGCAGCTATATTAGTACCTGGAGACATAATCAGCATAAAGCTAGGAGATATCGTTCCAGCCGATGCTCGATTGCTTGAAGGGGACCCTCTAAAAATTGACCAG TCGGCGCTTACCGGAGAATCTCTACCTGTCACAAAGAGAACAGGTAATGAGGTATTTTCAGGTTCAACATGTAAGCAGGGAGAGATTGAAGCTGTAGTGATAGCAACAGGAGTTCATTCCTTTTTCGGAAAGGCAGCACATTTGGTAGATAGCACAGAAGTTGTTGGGCACTTTCAGAAG GTCCTTACTTCAATTGGTAACTTCTGCATTTGCTCTATAGCTATAGGGATGCTACTTGAAATAATCATAATGTTCCCAGTGGAGCATCGTTCATACAGGGATGGAATTAACAACCTTCTTGTTCTCTTGATTGGAGGAATACCCATTGCCATGCCTACAGTACTGTCTGTGACACTTGCAATCGGCTCTCATCGTCTTTCTCAGCAG GGAGCCATCACAAAGAGAATGACAGCCATTGAAGAAATGGCTGGAATGGATGTCCTATGCAGTGATAAAACTGGAACTCTTACACTAAACCGGCTAACCGTTGATCGAAACCTTGTAGAG GTCTTTAACAGAAACATGGACAGAGATATGGTTATTCTATTAGCAGCCAGAGCATCCAGACTGGAAAACCAAGATGCCATTGACAGTGCCATTGTTAACATGCTAGCTGATCCAAAGGAG GCACGTGCAAACATTACTGAGCTTCATTTTCTACCTTTCAATCCAGTAGATAAACGCACAGCAATCACATATATTGATTCAGAGGGTAACTTTTACAGGGCCAGCAAAGGAGCACCCGAACAG ATTCTAAATATGTGCCAAGAGAAAGACGAGATTGCTAGAAAAGTGCATGCAATCATTGACAAATTTGCTGAGAGGGGACTGCGATCTCTTGCAGTGGCTTATCAG GAAATCCCTGAAAAATCCAAGGATGGTCCTGGAGGTCCATGGACATTTTGTGGTTTGTTGCCTCTTTTTGATCCTCCAAGGCATGATAGTGCTGAGACCATCAGGAGAGCACTTAACCTGGGAGTCTGTGTTAAGATGATCACAG GGGATCAGTTGGCAATTGCAAAGGAGACTGGCAGAAGACTTGGTATGGGGACAAACATGTATCCTTCTTCATCTTTATTGGGACGtgaaaaagatgaaaatgaaGCACTCCCAGTCGACGAGCTCATCGAAAAGGCAGATGGCTTTGCTGGTGTATTTCCTG AACATAAATATGAAATAGTGAAGATTTTGCAAGAAAAGAAGCATGTAGTTGGAATGACAGGAGATGGAGTGAATGATGCCCCAGCACTGAAGAAAGCAGATATTGGAATAGCTGTGTCAGATGCTACAGATGCTGCAAGAGGTGCTGCTGATCTGGTCTTAACTGAGCCTGGCTTAAGTGTGATCATCAGCGCCGTCTTAACTAGCCGAGCTATATTTCAGAGAATGAAAAATTATACA ATATATGCTGTTTCCATCACAATAAGGATAGTG CTTGGCTTTGTGCTCCTAGCTTTGATTTGGGAGTTTGATTTCCCACCTTTCATGGTCCTTATTATTGCAATACTGAATGATG GCACGATCATGACCATATCGAAAGACCGAGTGAAGCCATCCCCTACACCTGATAGTTGGAAGCTACCAGAGATATTTGCCACAGGAATTGTCATTGGCACATACCTTGCTTTGGTTACTGTCCTATTCTACTGGGCAGTAGTTGACACCACTTTCTTTGAG ACTCACTTCCATGTAGCATCCTTATCCAGCAACAGTGAGAAAGTTGCATCCGCTGTATATCTGCAAGTTAGCATCATCAGCCAAGCTTTAATTTTTGTGACTCGCAGCCGCGGCTGGTCATTCCTAGAGAGACCAGGAGTTCTACTAATGTGTGCCTTTGTAATAGCTCAATTG GTAGCCACCTTGATTGCTGTCTATGCACACATCAGTTTTGCTTATATAAGAGGAATTGGATGGCAGTGGGCTGGTGTTATATGGTTATATAGTTTAGTGTTTTATGTGCCTTTGGACATCATTAAGTTCATAGTGCGCTATGCTTTGAGTGGAGAAGCCTGGAATCTGGTATTTGACAAGAAG ACTGCTTTTACATCAAAGAAAGACTATGGAAAGGAAGACAGGGCTGCAAAGTGGGTTCTTTCTCAGAGGAGTCTGCAAGGACTCATGGCTGTGGACCTCGGAGCCAACGAGAGGAGCTCTTCTTGGATAGCTGAACAAGCCAGGCGCCGCGCCGAAATAGCCAG GCTGGGGGAATTGCACACTTTGAGAGGACATGTAGAGTCTGTTGTGAGACTCAAAAAGTTAGATTTGAAAATGATCCAATCAGCACACACAGTCTAA
- the LOC130936729 gene encoding uncharacterized protein LOC130936729 — MKSLTVTASVLNPTNQPPVNKLHFFHSHSLSISLFFPHTSSNLKCHHQKPIITACSSSSSIEIDMVKNNQGIYTPKHPKVVVLWDLDNKPPRGPPYDAARSLTRLATHFGHVVDISAYANRHTFIHLPQWVLQDRRQRKHLDVLERKGLVVPSEPYRCSVCGRKCRTNLDLKKHFRQLHERERQKQLNRMRSLKGKKRQRFKERFIQGNEKYNEAARSLIRPKVGYGLASELRRAGVYVKTVEDKPQAADWALKRQMQHSMTRGIDWLVLVSDDSDFTEMLRRARERELGTVVVGDWDRALGRQADLWFPWIDVENGNVSEKDLVIEKNRSRAQRDGFVVEEDDDGFFSLSSFDSGGGHGSSDLDELVDELAAVRTDFTATISDEDEDDYMLGSSEDEYIEDYDEDSDQEDDGFY; from the exons ATGAAGTCCCTCACAGTCACAGCCAGTGTTTTGAACCCCACAAATCAACCACCAGTCAACAAACTCCACTTCTTCCACTCTCACTCTCTCTCAATCTCACTCTTCTTCCCACACACATCATCAAACCTAAAATGCCACCATCAAAAGCCAATCATCACAgcatgctcttcttcttcttcgatcGAAATCGACATGGTGAAGAACAACCAAGGAATCTACACCCCTAAGCACCCCAAAGTAGTCGTCCTCTGGGACCTGGACAATAAGCCCCCACGAGGACCCCCATACGACGCCGCACGTTCCCTCACACGCCTCGCAACTCACTTTGGCCACGTCGTCGACATCTCTGCCTATGCCAATCGCCACACATTCATCCACCTCCCGCAGTGGGTCCTACAGGATCGCCGCCAGAGAAAGCACCTCGACGTGCTGGAACGGAAGGGCCTGGTGGTGCCGTCGGAGCCCTACAGGTGTTCCGTCTGCGGGAGAAAGTGTCGCACCAATCTGGATCTGAAAAAGCATTTCAGGCAGTTGCATGAACGAGAGAGGCAGAAGCAGCTTAATCGGATGAGGTCCTTGAAAGGGAAGAAACGGCAGCGTTTTAAAGAGAGGTTTATTCAGGGGAATGAAAAGTATAATGAGGCTGCTAGGTCTCTCATTAGGCCCAAg GTTGGTTATGGGCTAGCTTCAGAGCTGAGGAGGGCTGGGGTATATGTGAAGACTGTGGAGGATAAGCCTCAGGCTGCAGATTGGGCATTGAAGAGGCAGATGCAGCACTCAATGACCAGGGGGATTGATTGGCTGGTTTTGGTTTCAGATGATTCGGATTTCACAGAGATGTTGAGGAGAGCAAGAGAGAGGGAATTGGGGACAGTGGTGGTTGGGGATTGGGATAGGGCACTGGGGAGGCAAGCCGATTTGTGGTTTCCTTGGATTGATGTTGAGAATGGGAATGTCTCGGAGAAGGATCTGGTGATCGAGAAGAACAGGAGTAGAGCTCAAAGGGACGGTTTTGTCGtggaagaagatgatgatgggTTTTTTTCATTGTCGAGCTTTGACAGTGGTGGTGGTCATGGGAGTAGTGATTTGGATGAGCTTGTAGATGAACTTGCAGCAGTGAGGACTGATTTTACTGCGACAATTTCAGATGAGGATGAAGACGATTACATGTTGGGGAGTAGTGAGGATGAGTACATAGAAGATTATGATGAAGACAGTGATCAAGAAGATGATGGGTTCTATTGA
- the LOC130933039 gene encoding uncharacterized protein LOC130933039 isoform X1: MLQRWRRAFTPLCKAGSLNVVSGATGTRHSYARVAAAPPPPTEDKPFTPQPPLVNLDKMFWSAPCSLALPPDSPRRVEEPNYQGIKRFILKLMLFYSKQSKSIRGANVVYQRIISQVDKPPIYEVFNLEKTFKTTFSLLVLHMWLCLRRLKQEGKEGVEFGQYLYEIYNHDVELRVSKAGVNLLLTKWMKDLEKIFYGNIVAYDTAMLPEAKPSDLATVLWRNIFSDDGSSMPDAAASQLVNAMARYARREVSCMTLTDKEALFSGNFMFTPLKLESQSAKAHQ, translated from the exons ATGTTGCAAAGATGGAGAAGAGCATTTACTCCTTTATGCAAGGCTGGATCTCTGAATGTTGTTTCTGGTGCCACTGGGACACGCCATAGCTACGCCAGGGTTGCTGCGGCTCCTCCACCACCCACCGAAGACAAACCTTTCACCCCCCAACCGCCACTG GTAAACTTAGACAAAATGTTTTGGTCTGCACCCTGTTCGTTGGCCCTGCCCCCGGATTCACCACGAAGAGTTGAAGAACCAAACTATCAGGGCATCAAGCGTTTCATTCTAAAACTCATGCTATTTTATAGTAAGCAGAGCAAGTCAATTCGAGGGGCTAATGTCGTATACCAAAGAATCATTTCGCAAGTTGATAAACCTCCGATTTATGAAG TGTTTAACCTGGAGAAAACATTCAAAACAACGTTCTCTTTACTAGTACTTCATATGTGGCTATGTTTGCGTCGCTTGAAACAAGAGGGGAAGGAGGGTGTTGAATTTGGGCAGTACCTTTACGAGATATACAATCATGATGTGGAGCTGAGAGTGTCCAAAGCTGGA GTTAACCTCCTGTTGACTAAGTGGATGAAAGATCTGGAGAAGATATTTTACGGGAACATCGTTGCATATGACACTGCAATGCTTCCAGAGGCTAAACCTAGTGATCTTGCTACTGTTTTATGGAG GAATATTTTCTCTGATGATGGTTCATCAATGCCAGATGCTGCTGCTTCTCAGTTGGTGAAT GCAATGGCCAGGTATGCTCGTCGGGAAGTAAGTTGCATGACTTTAACAG ATAAAGAAGCATTGTTTTCAGGAAATTTCATGTTTACCCCTTTGAAGCTTGAGAGCCAAAGTGCAAAGGCACATCAGTGA
- the LOC130933039 gene encoding uncharacterized protein LOC130933039 isoform X2 gives MLQRWRRAFTPLCKAGSLNVVSGATGTRHSYARVAAAPPPPTEDKPFTPQPPLVNLDKMFWSAPCSLALPPDSPRRVEEPNYQGIKRFILKLMLFYSKQSKSIRGANVVYQRIISQVDKPPIYEVFNLEKTFKTTFSLLVLHMWLCLRRLKQEGKEGVEFGQYLYEIYNHDVELRVSKAGVNLLLTKWMKDLEKIFYGNIVAYDTAMLPEAKPSDLATVLWRNIFSDDGSSMPDAAASQLVNIKKHCFQEISCLPL, from the exons ATGTTGCAAAGATGGAGAAGAGCATTTACTCCTTTATGCAAGGCTGGATCTCTGAATGTTGTTTCTGGTGCCACTGGGACACGCCATAGCTACGCCAGGGTTGCTGCGGCTCCTCCACCACCCACCGAAGACAAACCTTTCACCCCCCAACCGCCACTG GTAAACTTAGACAAAATGTTTTGGTCTGCACCCTGTTCGTTGGCCCTGCCCCCGGATTCACCACGAAGAGTTGAAGAACCAAACTATCAGGGCATCAAGCGTTTCATTCTAAAACTCATGCTATTTTATAGTAAGCAGAGCAAGTCAATTCGAGGGGCTAATGTCGTATACCAAAGAATCATTTCGCAAGTTGATAAACCTCCGATTTATGAAG TGTTTAACCTGGAGAAAACATTCAAAACAACGTTCTCTTTACTAGTACTTCATATGTGGCTATGTTTGCGTCGCTTGAAACAAGAGGGGAAGGAGGGTGTTGAATTTGGGCAGTACCTTTACGAGATATACAATCATGATGTGGAGCTGAGAGTGTCCAAAGCTGGA GTTAACCTCCTGTTGACTAAGTGGATGAAAGATCTGGAGAAGATATTTTACGGGAACATCGTTGCATATGACACTGCAATGCTTCCAGAGGCTAAACCTAGTGATCTTGCTACTGTTTTATGGAG GAATATTTTCTCTGATGATGGTTCATCAATGCCAGATGCTGCTGCTTCTCAGTTGGTGAAT ATAAAGAAGCATTGTTTTCAGGAAATTTCATGTTTACCCCTTTGA